From the Deltaproteobacteria bacterium genome, the window TACAGGTCTCCGACGATGAGTTTCAAGCGCTCAATATCAAACCCGGTAAGTTTCATGGCGATTGGAACTATACGCTTCTTCCTCGCTCTTAATCGGTAACTTAATTCTTGCCCATGCCTAACTCGTAGGAGAACGAGAGGAGGAGTTATGGGACTGTTCGATTTTGTCAGGAACATTGGCAAGAAGATCTTCAACCGGGACGAAGAAGCGGCAGAGAAGATCAAGGCAGAGATTGAGTCAACGAATCCAGGTATCACCGGCCTTAGCGTCAATTACGATCCGACCAGTGGTAAAGTAGCGTTGTCTGGGAATGCCGCATCTGCTGAAGCCATGCAAAAAGCGGTCTTGATTGCTGGGAACGTACAAGGCGTTGGTGAGGTTGGTGCTGGGCAAGTCCAGGCACCTGCGGAGAAGGAGAAAGTCGACTACTACATCATTAAGTCAGGCGACAACTTGTCTAAGATCTCAAAACAATTCTATGGAGATCCAAACAAATACAATCGTATCTTCGAGGCGAACCGCGAAGTGATCAAAGATGCGAACATGATTTTCCCTGGGCAGAAGATTCGT encodes:
- the lysM gene encoding peptidoglycan-binding protein LysM, which codes for MGLFDFVRNIGKKIFNRDEEAAEKIKAEIESTNPGITGLSVNYDPTSGKVALSGNAASAEAMQKAVLIAGNVQGVGEVGAGQVQAPAEKEKVDYYIIKSGDNLSKISKQFYGDPNKYNRIFEANREVIKDANMIFPGQKIRIPLD